The following proteins are co-located in the Motilibacter rhizosphaerae genome:
- a CDS encoding alpha,alpha-trehalose-phosphate synthase (UDP-forming) — MSDQTQTSSEQTAGAPAIDVPVVVLSHRAPVQFRREKGKRLIRRGAGGLVTALVGLAGQLEDAVWVCAATTDEDSAVAAEHEGGAVPLVMTAEPRPADGDEPDDAPVLDVRLVDVPPQEHEDFYQVFSNPLLWFIQHGLYGHATTPVIGRREREAYEQGYVPVNEAFAEAVAEEVRARGGRALVLLHDYHFYLVADRVRQACPEVVLSHFIHIPWPGPDAWVVLPQDIREQIFHGLLGNDVVAFHTERFARNFLLCVQELLGLPIDLQQKTVSYQGRTVAARTYPISIDVGALEEMAASEDVAERREELERDLLPDGEQLLLRVDRTDPSKNIVRGFLAFELLLEQHPELVGRLRFLAFLQPSRLDVPEYADYLGRIGAVVARVNAKYARTGYAPIDLRLQEDFATAVAAYTLCDAVLVNSIADGMNLVAKEMVVVNTRDAVLCLSESTGAHAELGHFAVTLNPFDIQQQADALHEALTMAPDQRRQRLEAAAGVVRANDIGKWLDAQIADLRDLTGLWAGPARGDELQPEEGAVG; from the coding sequence ATGAGCGACCAGACGCAGACGTCGAGCGAGCAGACCGCCGGTGCCCCGGCCATCGACGTGCCGGTCGTCGTCCTCAGCCACCGCGCGCCCGTGCAGTTCCGGCGCGAGAAGGGCAAGCGGCTCATCCGGCGGGGTGCGGGCGGTCTCGTCACCGCCCTCGTCGGGCTCGCGGGCCAGCTCGAGGACGCGGTCTGGGTCTGCGCCGCGACCACCGACGAGGACTCGGCGGTCGCGGCCGAGCACGAGGGCGGCGCAGTCCCGCTCGTCATGACCGCGGAGCCGCGGCCGGCGGACGGCGACGAGCCCGACGACGCACCCGTGCTCGACGTGCGCCTCGTCGACGTGCCCCCGCAGGAGCACGAGGACTTCTACCAGGTGTTCTCCAACCCGCTGCTCTGGTTCATCCAGCACGGGCTGTACGGCCACGCGACGACGCCCGTCATCGGGCGGCGCGAGCGCGAGGCGTACGAGCAGGGCTACGTCCCGGTCAACGAGGCGTTCGCGGAGGCCGTCGCCGAGGAGGTGCGCGCCCGTGGGGGCCGCGCCCTCGTGCTGCTGCACGACTACCACTTCTACCTCGTCGCGGACCGGGTCCGGCAGGCCTGCCCGGAGGTCGTGCTCTCGCACTTCATCCACATCCCGTGGCCCGGGCCGGACGCCTGGGTGGTCCTGCCGCAGGACATCCGCGAGCAGATCTTCCACGGATTGCTCGGCAACGACGTCGTCGCCTTCCACACCGAGCGCTTCGCCCGCAACTTCCTGCTCTGCGTGCAGGAGCTGCTCGGGCTGCCGATCGACCTGCAGCAGAAGACCGTGAGCTACCAGGGCCGGACGGTGGCTGCCCGGACCTACCCCATCTCCATCGACGTCGGCGCGCTCGAGGAGATGGCGGCGAGCGAGGACGTCGCCGAGCGCCGCGAGGAGCTCGAGCGCGACCTGCTCCCGGACGGCGAGCAGCTGCTGCTGCGCGTCGACCGCACTGACCCCTCCAAGAACATCGTGCGCGGGTTCCTCGCCTTCGAGCTCCTGCTCGAGCAGCACCCGGAGCTCGTCGGCCGGCTGCGCTTCCTCGCCTTCCTGCAACCGAGCCGGCTCGACGTGCCGGAGTACGCCGACTACCTCGGCCGCATCGGCGCGGTCGTCGCCCGCGTCAACGCGAAGTACGCCCGCACCGGCTACGCGCCGATCGACCTGCGCCTGCAGGAGGACTTCGCGACGGCGGTGGCGGCGTACACGCTGTGCGACGCGGTGCTCGTCAACTCCATCGCCGACGGGATGAACCTCGTCGCCAAGGAGATGGTCGTCGTCAACACCCGCGACGCCGTGCTCTGCCTGTCGGAGAGCACGGGAGCGCACGCCGAGCTGGGGCACTTCGCCGTGACGCTGAACCCGTTCGACATCCAGCAGCAGGCCGACGCGCTCCACGAGGCGCTGACGATGGCGCCGGACCAGCGCCGCCAGCGGCTCGAGGCCGCCGCCGGCGTGGTCCGCGCCAACGACATCGGCAAGTGGCTCGACGCGCAGATCGCCGACCTGCGCGACCTCACCGGCCTGTGGGCAGGACCGGCGCGCGGCGACGAGCTGCAGCCCGAGGAGGGTGCAGTCGGCTAG
- a CDS encoding PPK2 family polyphosphate kinase yields MGKHRRPASPHQLSDLLRLDPGAPVDLTRIDPGSTPGSDEGKKRAREVQAGLAPRFADLQERLYAQGRSGGPRRVLLVLQGMDTSGKGGVSRHVLGQVDPQGVTIAAFGAPTEEELAHDFLWRIERELPAAGQIGVFDRSHYEDIVSVRVRGLAPQEVWEARYDRINDWERQLVEDGTTVVKVFLHISRAESKERLLARLDDPTKHWKYKAKDVDDRALWPAWQQAYADVLQRCGTDVAPWFVVPADHKWYRDLAVTSLLVEQLERFGLGWPAADVDVAAERARLLAAE; encoded by the coding sequence ATGGGCAAGCACCGCCGTCCGGCCTCCCCGCACCAGCTCTCCGACCTGCTCCGGCTCGACCCGGGCGCACCAGTGGACCTCACCCGCATCGACCCCGGCTCGACGCCGGGGTCGGACGAGGGCAAGAAGCGGGCGCGCGAGGTGCAGGCCGGGCTCGCGCCGCGCTTCGCCGACCTGCAGGAGCGGCTGTACGCCCAGGGGCGCTCCGGGGGCCCGCGGCGGGTCCTGCTCGTCCTCCAGGGCATGGACACCTCGGGCAAGGGCGGCGTGTCGCGCCACGTGCTCGGCCAGGTCGACCCGCAGGGCGTGACCATCGCGGCGTTCGGCGCGCCGACCGAGGAGGAGCTCGCCCACGACTTCCTGTGGCGCATCGAGCGCGAGCTGCCGGCGGCCGGCCAGATCGGCGTCTTCGACCGCTCGCACTACGAGGACATCGTGTCGGTGCGCGTCCGCGGGCTCGCGCCCCAGGAGGTCTGGGAGGCGCGCTACGACCGGATCAACGACTGGGAGCGCCAGCTCGTCGAGGACGGCACGACGGTGGTCAAGGTCTTCCTCCACATCTCGCGCGCGGAGTCGAAGGAGCGGCTGCTCGCCCGCCTCGACGACCCGACGAAGCACTGGAAGTACAAGGCGAAGGACGTCGACGACCGCGCCCTCTGGCCGGCCTGGCAGCAGGCGTACGCCGACGTCCTGCAGCGCTGCGGCACCGACGTGGCCCCGTGGTTCGTGGTCCCGGCCGACCACAAGTGGTACCGCGACCTCGCGGTGACCTCCCTGCTGGTCGAGCAGCTGGAGCGCTTCGGGCTCGGCTGGCCAGCAGCCGACGTCGACGTCGCGGCGGAGCGCGCCCGGCTGCTCGCCGCGGAGTAG
- a CDS encoding phosphoadenylyl-sulfate reductase: protein MTITTGGSARTAEELQALAARAAHELEDAPAEEVLRWAAATFGERFAVTGSMGADTVLSHLAGRVVPGITVLFIDTGYHFAETIGTRDAVDAVYDVNVRTVLPILSVTQQDEAYGPRLYERDPDRCCAMRKVDPLNAVLGDYDAWGSGVRRDEGPSRAGTPVVAFDAKRGKIKVSPLARWTQDDVDRYAQEHGTLVNPLVWDDYPSIGCEPCTRRVAPGEDARAGRWAGLAKTECGIHL from the coding sequence ATGACGATCACCACCGGCGGCTCCGCCCGCACGGCCGAGGAGCTGCAGGCCCTGGCGGCGCGCGCGGCGCACGAGCTCGAGGACGCGCCCGCCGAGGAGGTCCTGCGCTGGGCCGCCGCCACCTTCGGCGAGCGCTTCGCGGTCACCGGCTCGATGGGGGCCGACACCGTGCTGTCGCACCTCGCGGGGCGCGTCGTGCCCGGCATCACCGTGCTGTTCATCGACACCGGCTACCACTTCGCGGAGACCATCGGCACGCGTGACGCGGTCGACGCGGTCTACGACGTCAACGTCCGCACCGTGCTCCCGATCCTGTCGGTCACGCAGCAGGACGAGGCGTACGGCCCGCGGCTCTACGAGCGCGACCCCGACCGCTGCTGCGCCATGCGCAAGGTCGACCCGCTCAACGCCGTCCTGGGCGACTACGACGCCTGGGGCAGCGGCGTACGCCGTGACGAGGGCCCCTCGCGCGCCGGCACGCCGGTCGTCGCGTTCGACGCCAAGCGCGGCAAGATCAAGGTCAGCCCGCTCGCGCGCTGGACCCAGGACGACGTCGACCGCTACGCCCAGGAGCACGGGACGCTCGTCAACCCGCTGGTGTGGGACGACTACCCCTCGATCGGCTGCGAGCCCTGCACGCGGCGCGTCGCGCCCGGCGAGGACGCCCGCGCCGGGCGCTGGGCCGGGCTCGCCAAGACCGAGTGCGGCATCCACCTCTAG
- a CDS encoding ABC transporter substrate-binding protein, producing MLRTRFRRALVTAVVVPLLPVLAACASADKKSTASTGGAAATAAASSGAALAESPTLKLGYFANVTHAAAVVGASKEQPFFQKALGSTKLSTQIYNAGPAAIEALTGGTINAAFLGPNPAINGYVKAKGGLLRIVSGATSGGASLVVRASITSAAQLKGKKIADPQQGGTQDVALRYWLQKQGFKVPVTGKGDVSILNLDNAATLDQFKLGRIDGAWVPEPWASRLVDAGAKTLVDEKTQWPGGKFVTTHLVVSQDFLKKYPGSVKKLLQGELAAEDWITANPDQAQTVVNDELKTLTGKALKPAILASAFKGIGITMDPLASTLQEAADHAVSVGLLKKPDLKGIYDLSLLNEVLKEAGKPAVDDAGLGV from the coding sequence TTGCTCCGCACCCGCTTCCGACGGGCGCTCGTCACCGCCGTCGTCGTCCCGCTGCTCCCCGTGCTCGCCGCCTGCGCGAGCGCGGACAAGAAGTCCACGGCCTCCACCGGCGGCGCCGCGGCGACCGCCGCGGCCAGCTCCGGTGCCGCCCTCGCCGAGTCGCCGACGCTGAAGCTCGGCTACTTCGCCAACGTCACGCACGCCGCTGCGGTCGTCGGCGCGAGCAAGGAGCAGCCCTTCTTCCAGAAGGCGCTCGGCTCGACCAAGCTCAGCACGCAGATCTACAACGCCGGCCCCGCTGCGATCGAGGCGCTGACCGGAGGCACGATCAACGCCGCCTTCCTCGGCCCCAACCCCGCGATCAACGGCTACGTCAAGGCCAAGGGCGGGCTGCTGCGCATCGTCTCCGGCGCCACCTCGGGCGGCGCCTCGCTCGTCGTCCGCGCCAGCATCACCTCGGCCGCGCAGCTCAAGGGCAAGAAGATCGCCGACCCGCAGCAGGGCGGCACGCAGGACGTCGCGCTGCGCTACTGGCTTCAGAAGCAGGGCTTCAAGGTCCCCGTGACCGGCAAGGGCGACGTCTCGATCCTCAACCTGGACAACGCCGCCACGCTGGACCAGTTCAAGCTCGGTCGGATCGACGGCGCGTGGGTACCGGAGCCGTGGGCCTCGCGCCTCGTCGACGCCGGCGCGAAGACCCTCGTGGACGAGAAGACCCAGTGGCCGGGCGGGAAGTTCGTCACGACCCACCTCGTGGTCAGCCAGGACTTCCTCAAGAAGTACCCCGGCAGCGTGAAGAAGCTGCTGCAGGGCGAGCTGGCCGCCGAGGACTGGATCACCGCCAACCCCGACCAGGCGCAGACCGTCGTCAACGACGAGCTCAAGACGCTCACCGGCAAGGCGCTCAAGCCCGCCATCCTCGCGAGCGCGTTCAAGGGCATCGGCATCACGATGGACCCGCTGGCCTCGACCCTGCAGGAGGCGGCCGACCACGCGGTCTCCGTGGGGCTGCTGAAGAAGCCCGACCTCAAGGGCATCTACGACCTCTCGCTGCTCAACGAGGTCCTCAAGGAGGCGGGCAAGCCCGCCGTCGACGACGCCGGCCTCGGCGTCTAG
- a CDS encoding YihY/virulence factor BrkB family protein — translation MSGAVGAARPAASEHRRALPVVGWNVLRHTVGACFRYRVTGLAAEVGFFALLSLPPLLLGLVGSLGFVVRPLLGDDVVEEVRTSILDSLHTALANTSVDSVVQDTFNDVSKRGRIDIVSIGFVLALWSGSRALNVYIDTVTIMYGLGGHRGIIRTRALSVTLYVLALLTGSVALPLVVAGPSLVADALPKGYGGWVQAAYWPTVLLLCVLFLATLYHFAVPIRGRWRRDLPGAVLAVALWLVLSWVLRTVIAASVGGSSTSIYGPLSAPILVLVWLYFLAISVLIGAAFNAALDDELRIGAERRRRARARAQRAAAAPAAPTPPPHENPLTPLPDEPGAPAAPR, via the coding sequence GTGTCGGGAGCCGTCGGAGCAGCGCGGCCGGCCGCCAGCGAGCACCGCCGGGCGCTCCCGGTGGTCGGCTGGAACGTCCTGCGCCACACGGTCGGGGCCTGCTTCCGCTACCGCGTCACCGGCCTCGCGGCCGAGGTCGGCTTCTTCGCGCTGCTCTCGCTGCCCCCGCTGCTGCTCGGGCTCGTCGGCTCGCTCGGCTTCGTCGTGCGCCCCCTGCTCGGCGACGACGTCGTCGAGGAGGTGCGCACCTCGATCCTCGACTCGCTGCACACCGCGCTCGCCAACACCAGCGTGGACAGCGTCGTGCAGGACACCTTCAACGACGTCAGCAAGCGCGGCCGCATCGACATCGTCTCGATCGGCTTCGTGCTCGCCCTGTGGTCCGGCTCCCGCGCGCTCAACGTCTACATCGACACCGTGACGATCATGTACGGCCTCGGTGGCCACCGCGGCATCATCCGCACGCGCGCGCTGAGCGTGACGCTCTACGTGCTCGCGCTGCTCACGGGCAGCGTGGCCCTGCCGCTCGTCGTCGCCGGACCGAGCCTCGTCGCCGACGCCCTGCCGAAGGGGTACGGCGGGTGGGTGCAGGCGGCGTACTGGCCGACGGTGCTGCTGCTGTGCGTGCTGTTCCTCGCGACGCTCTACCACTTCGCGGTGCCCATCCGCGGACGGTGGCGGCGCGACCTGCCGGGCGCGGTGCTGGCCGTGGCGCTGTGGCTGGTGCTGAGCTGGGTGCTGCGCACGGTGATCGCCGCCAGCGTCGGGGGCAGCTCGACCTCGATCTACGGCCCGCTGTCCGCCCCCATCCTCGTGCTGGTCTGGCTCTACTTCCTCGCGATCAGCGTGCTCATCGGCGCCGCCTTCAACGCGGCCCTGGACGACGAGCTCCGGATCGGTGCCGAGCGGCGCCGCCGCGCCCGCGCCCGCGCGCAGCGGGCCGCCGCCGCACCAGCAGCGCCCACGCCGCCCCCGCACGAGAACCCGCTCACGCCGCTCCCGGACGAGCCGGGCGCTCCCGCCGCCCCGCGCTGA
- a CDS encoding nitrite/sulfite reductase yields MPPARRKKGEGQWALGYFTPLNPNEQVKKDDDGLNVRQRVLDLYARHGFDAIDGQDLRGRLRWWGLYTQRREGIPGGQTATLEPHELDAEFFMLRVRIDGGALSLEQLRAVADISTTYARDTADITDRQNVQYHWIRIEDVPAVWERLEGVGLSTQEACGDTPRVILGSPVAGVAKDEIVDGTPAVEEIKRRFIGDKAFSNLPRKFKTAISGSPRQDVVHEINDVSFVGVRHPELGPGFDVWVGGGLSTNPMLAQRLGAFVTVDEVPEVWAGVAGIFRDYGYRRLRTRARLKFLVNDWGAERFRQVLQDEYLHRALPDGPAPEAPAPDARDHTGVHEQVDGRFYVGAAPRTGRVSGTVLNRVADLAESVGSDRVRLTPQQHLLVLDVPGDRVEEVSAALEALDLKVRPSTFRRGTMACTGIEYCKLAIVETKQRASVVIDELERRLPAFDAPLSLHVNGCPNSCARFQTADIGLKGMLMTGEDGTHVDGFQVHLGGGFGEDAGFGRKLRGLKVTADEVPDYVERVASRFVEQRQGEETFAAWVARAEEGDLV; encoded by the coding sequence GTGCCCCCAGCTAGGCGCAAGAAGGGCGAGGGCCAGTGGGCCCTCGGCTACTTCACCCCCTTGAACCCGAACGAGCAGGTCAAGAAGGACGACGACGGGCTCAACGTCCGCCAGCGGGTCCTCGACCTCTACGCCCGCCACGGCTTCGACGCCATCGACGGGCAGGACCTGCGTGGCCGCCTGCGGTGGTGGGGGCTCTACACGCAGCGCCGCGAGGGCATCCCCGGCGGGCAGACCGCCACGCTCGAGCCGCACGAGCTCGACGCGGAGTTCTTCATGCTGCGGGTGCGCATCGACGGGGGCGCGCTGAGCCTGGAGCAGCTGCGGGCGGTGGCCGACATCTCGACGACGTACGCGCGGGACACCGCCGACATCACCGACCGGCAGAACGTCCAGTACCACTGGATCCGCATCGAGGACGTGCCCGCGGTCTGGGAGCGGCTCGAGGGCGTCGGCCTCTCCACTCAAGAGGCGTGCGGCGACACCCCGCGCGTCATCCTCGGCTCGCCCGTCGCGGGCGTGGCGAAGGACGAGATCGTCGACGGCACCCCCGCGGTGGAGGAGATCAAGCGCCGCTTCATCGGCGACAAGGCCTTCTCCAACCTCCCCCGCAAGTTCAAGACCGCGATCAGCGGCTCGCCGCGCCAGGACGTCGTCCACGAGATCAACGACGTGTCGTTCGTCGGGGTGCGCCACCCCGAGCTCGGCCCGGGCTTCGACGTCTGGGTCGGCGGCGGCCTCTCGACCAACCCGATGCTGGCGCAGCGCCTGGGCGCGTTCGTCACCGTCGACGAGGTGCCCGAGGTGTGGGCCGGGGTGGCGGGGATCTTCCGCGACTACGGCTACCGCCGCCTGCGCACGAGGGCGCGGTTGAAGTTCCTCGTCAACGACTGGGGCGCCGAGCGCTTCCGCCAGGTCCTGCAGGACGAGTACCTCCACCGTGCGCTGCCCGACGGGCCCGCTCCGGAGGCGCCCGCCCCCGACGCGCGCGACCACACCGGCGTGCACGAGCAGGTCGACGGCCGGTTCTACGTCGGCGCCGCCCCGCGCACCGGGCGCGTCAGCGGGACGGTCCTCAACCGGGTGGCCGACCTCGCCGAGTCGGTCGGCAGCGACCGCGTGCGCCTCACCCCGCAGCAGCACCTGCTCGTCCTCGACGTCCCGGGCGACCGGGTCGAGGAGGTCAGCGCAGCGCTGGAGGCGCTCGACCTGAAGGTCAGGCCCTCGACCTTCCGACGGGGCACCATGGCCTGCACCGGCATCGAGTACTGCAAGCTCGCGATCGTCGAGACCAAGCAGCGCGCCTCCGTCGTCATCGACGAGCTCGAGCGGCGGCTGCCCGCGTTCGACGCCCCGCTCTCGCTTCACGTCAACGGCTGCCCCAACTCCTGCGCACGCTTCCAGACCGCGGACATCGGGCTCAAGGGCATGCTCATGACCGGCGAGGACGGCACCCACGTCGACGGCTTCCAGGTCCACCTCGGCGGCGGGTTCGGCGAGGACGCGGGCTTCGGGCGCAAGCTGCGCGGGCTCAAGGTCACCGCCGACGAGGTCCCGGACTACGTCGAGCGCGTCGCCTCGCGGTTCGTCGAGCAGCGCCAGGGCGAGGAGACCTTCGCCGCCTGGGTCGCCCGTGCGGAAGAGGGCGACCTCGTATGA
- a CDS encoding carboxylate--amine ligase/circularly permuted type 2 ATP-grasp protein — protein MSELLQSSAGEDAAVADAAGVARTGRLTLGVEEEFHLVDLRSRRPVPRAPELLDRLPYVSFSAELQACLVETNSSVHTSLEGLRADVAGLRATLAATANRAGLGILASGTAPLPPVASSVTPTSRFLTMLDDYGMLVREQMICGLQVHVGIPDRDLAVAVARRVAPSVPLLLALTASSPFWAGADSGYASARSLVWQRWPSAGPYDVDGGAAAHDELVGQLLATGVIRDGGMIYFDVRPSPHLPTLELRITDACPLVDDVALVAGLFRALVAQEIEAVAAGRPAMLPPTPVLRAAAWRAARSGVTGDLLDPVTARPVPAAQALRGMLERLRPQLEASGDTELVTDLLESVLVNGGSAQRQRTAYVRREQLGDVVDLLLDETVRGVGVEDLPPEVAARSVIPLDYPTSGDEAVGEGGAPTPPYAGILPLLTALGPEGMRRREGLRDQEQRTHEVTFSVAGRTQLFPVDLVPRVVRAAEWSRLTEGLTQRARALDAFLHDVYAERRAVADGIIPAHVVDGAPGLRSTGVLARHQRVRAHLCGMDLVKDSRTGEWAVLEDNLRVPSGLAYAVQDRRLVRRVLPELAPPEGLLEAEAAPRMLLRTLQDAAPEGVRGEPSIVLLSEGPSGSAWFDHRTLASEMGVPCVQGGELEVEAGRVLLVRDGARQPVDVIYMRVGEEELNHTSGADGRPLGPPLLAALDAGMVALCNAPGNGVGDDKAVYAYVPEFIRYYLGEEPELASVPTYLCHEPEMLAEVLPRLHELVLKPVDGYGGEGVLIGPLASEEEVDAARRQLLSAPHRWIAQEVVSLTTHPTFDGEHLSARHVDLRAFVLQGDEVRVAPAALTRVAPEGSMIVNSSRGGGAKDTWILG, from the coding sequence ATGAGCGAGCTGCTGCAGTCCAGTGCGGGGGAGGACGCCGCCGTCGCGGACGCGGCCGGCGTCGCGCGCACCGGGCGGCTGACCCTCGGGGTCGAGGAGGAGTTCCACCTCGTCGACCTGCGCTCGCGGCGCCCCGTGCCCCGCGCCCCCGAGCTGCTCGACCGGCTGCCCTACGTCTCCTTCAGCGCCGAGCTGCAGGCCTGCCTCGTCGAGACCAACTCCTCGGTCCACACCAGCCTCGAGGGCCTGCGTGCGGACGTCGCCGGCCTGCGCGCCACGCTCGCCGCGACGGCGAACCGCGCCGGGCTCGGCATCCTCGCGAGCGGCACCGCGCCGCTGCCCCCGGTCGCCAGCAGCGTCACGCCCACCTCGCGCTTCCTCACGATGCTCGACGACTACGGCATGCTCGTCCGCGAGCAGATGATCTGCGGGCTCCAGGTGCACGTGGGCATCCCCGACCGGGACCTCGCCGTGGCCGTCGCCCGGCGGGTGGCGCCGTCCGTGCCGCTCCTGCTCGCGCTGACGGCGAGCTCGCCGTTCTGGGCGGGGGCGGACAGCGGCTACGCCAGCGCGCGCTCCCTGGTGTGGCAGCGGTGGCCCTCCGCCGGCCCGTACGACGTCGACGGGGGAGCGGCAGCCCACGACGAGCTCGTCGGGCAGCTGCTGGCGACCGGCGTGATCCGCGACGGCGGGATGATCTACTTCGACGTCCGCCCCTCGCCGCACCTGCCGACGCTCGAGCTGCGGATCACCGACGCGTGCCCCCTCGTCGACGACGTCGCGCTGGTGGCAGGCCTGTTCCGCGCGCTCGTCGCCCAGGAGATCGAGGCCGTCGCCGCCGGTCGGCCGGCCATGCTGCCGCCCACGCCGGTGCTGCGCGCCGCCGCGTGGCGCGCCGCCCGCTCGGGCGTGACCGGGGACCTGCTCGACCCCGTGACCGCGCGTCCCGTCCCCGCCGCGCAGGCGCTGCGCGGCATGCTCGAGCGCCTGCGCCCCCAGCTCGAGGCGAGCGGCGACACCGAGCTCGTCACCGACCTGCTCGAGTCCGTCCTCGTCAACGGCGGCAGCGCGCAGCGCCAGCGCACGGCGTACGTCCGGCGAGAGCAGCTCGGCGACGTCGTCGACCTGCTCCTCGACGAGACCGTGCGCGGCGTCGGCGTCGAGGACCTCCCGCCGGAGGTCGCCGCCCGCTCCGTCATCCCGCTCGACTACCCGACCTCCGGCGACGAGGCGGTCGGCGAGGGCGGCGCGCCCACCCCGCCGTACGCCGGCATCCTCCCGCTGCTGACCGCCCTCGGGCCCGAGGGCATGCGGCGGCGCGAGGGCCTGCGCGACCAGGAGCAGCGCACCCACGAGGTGACGTTCTCCGTGGCGGGGCGCACCCAGCTGTTCCCCGTCGACCTCGTCCCCCGGGTCGTGCGGGCCGCCGAGTGGTCGCGCCTCACGGAGGGGCTGACGCAGCGGGCGCGCGCGCTCGACGCCTTCCTCCACGACGTCTACGCCGAGCGCCGCGCCGTGGCGGACGGGATCATCCCCGCGCACGTCGTGGACGGGGCTCCCGGGCTGCGCTCGACCGGCGTGCTCGCCCGGCACCAGCGCGTCCGCGCCCACTTGTGCGGCATGGACCTCGTCAAGGACAGCCGGACGGGCGAGTGGGCCGTCCTCGAGGACAACCTCCGCGTCCCCTCGGGGCTGGCGTACGCCGTCCAGGACCGGCGGCTCGTCCGGCGCGTGCTGCCCGAGCTCGCGCCGCCGGAGGGCCTGCTCGAGGCCGAGGCCGCGCCGCGGATGCTCCTGCGCACGCTGCAGGACGCCGCCCCCGAGGGGGTGCGCGGTGAGCCGTCCATCGTGCTGCTCAGCGAGGGCCCCAGCGGGTCGGCGTGGTTCGACCACCGCACGCTCGCCTCCGAGATGGGCGTGCCCTGCGTCCAGGGCGGCGAGCTCGAGGTCGAGGCCGGCCGCGTCCTGCTCGTCCGCGACGGCGCCCGCCAGCCCGTCGACGTGATCTACATGCGGGTCGGCGAGGAGGAGCTCAACCACACCTCCGGCGCAGACGGGCGCCCGCTCGGCCCGCCGCTGCTCGCCGCCCTCGACGCCGGCATGGTCGCGCTGTGCAACGCGCCGGGCAACGGCGTCGGTGACGACAAGGCGGTCTACGCCTACGTCCCCGAGTTCATCCGCTACTACCTCGGCGAGGAGCCCGAGCTCGCCTCGGTGCCGACCTACCTGTGCCACGAGCCCGAGATGCTGGCCGAGGTGCTGCCGCGCCTGCACGAGCTCGTCCTCAAGCCGGTCGACGGCTACGGTGGTGAGGGCGTGCTCATCGGCCCGCTGGCCTCCGAGGAGGAGGTCGACGCCGCCCGGCGCCAGCTGCTCTCCGCCCCGCACCGGTGGATCGCCCAGGAGGTCGTCTCCCTGACCACGCACCCGACGTTCGACGGCGAGCACCTCTCCGCCCGCCACGTGGACCTGCGCGCCTTCGTGCTGCAGGGCGACGAGGTGCGCGTCGCGCCGGCAGCGCTGACGCGCGTCGCGCCCGAGGGCAGCATGATCGTCAACTCCTCCCGCGGCGGCGGGGCCAAGGACACCTGGATCCTCGGGTGA
- a CDS encoding ABC transporter ATP-binding protein codes for MSALDAPAQAAGLQHGPLVSVHGVRKAFGRGASATFALDRVSLDVAPGEFVALLGASGCGKSTLLSLIAGLDAPTAGTVTVNGGAALMPQEGGLFPWLTAGRNIELALRLRGVPRAERRPEAERLLSLVRLDGAYAKRPHELSGGMRQRVALARALAQQRPVLLMDEPFSALDAITRDALHAELVRVWQETGVAVVFVTHNVREAVRLGQRVVLLSSRPGRVLREWRVDLPQPRRIEDESVSRLAGEITEHLSAEIRRHAGDEAEEAIDVR; via the coding sequence ATGTCCGCACTCGACGCCCCGGCGCAGGCCGCCGGGCTGCAGCACGGTCCCCTGGTCTCGGTCCACGGGGTCCGCAAGGCCTTCGGCCGCGGGGCGAGCGCGACCTTCGCGCTCGACCGCGTGAGCCTCGACGTCGCCCCCGGCGAGTTCGTGGCGCTGCTCGGGGCGTCGGGGTGCGGCAAGTCGACCCTGCTCTCCCTCATCGCCGGGCTCGACGCCCCCACCGCTGGGACCGTCACGGTCAACGGCGGCGCGGCGCTGATGCCGCAGGAGGGCGGGCTCTTCCCGTGGCTGACCGCCGGGCGCAACATCGAGCTGGCGCTGCGGCTGCGGGGCGTACCCCGTGCCGAGCGGCGCCCGGAGGCCGAGCGCCTGCTCAGCCTGGTCCGGCTCGACGGCGCCTACGCCAAGCGGCCGCACGAGCTCTCCGGGGGCATGCGCCAGCGCGTGGCGCTCGCCCGCGCCCTCGCCCAGCAGCGGCCGGTGCTGCTGATGGACGAGCCGTTCTCGGCGCTCGACGCCATCACCCGTGATGCGCTGCACGCCGAGCTGGTCCGGGTGTGGCAGGAGACCGGCGTCGCCGTCGTCTTCGTCACCCACAACGTCCGCGAGGCCGTACGCCTCGGCCAGCGCGTCGTCCTGCTCTCCTCGCGCCCGGGCCGCGTGCTGCGGGAGTGGCGGGTCGACCTGCCGCAGCCCCGGCGCATCGAGGACGAGTCCGTCTCGCGCCTGGCCGGCGAGATCACCGAGCACCTGTCCGCCGAGATCCGCCGCCACGCCGGCGACGAGGCCGAGGAGGCCATCGATGTCCGCTGA